TATGTGCCGCGGTGCGGGTAGAAGATGGCCGTCTGCACATTGCGGATGGCTTTCACGTTCAGCAGGGCCAACTCATTCGAGATGGTTCGGCATATCTCCAGCATATCAGCCGGTTGCTTCATGCCCATCGCCACGGCGCGCACGCGTTCCAGCGAGGTTTCAATTTCCAGCTCGCGGTTCTTCTGCTCCAGCTCAAGGGTGCGGCGTTGTACCGCTTCACGCAAATCCAGGTTCTCTTTCTTGATTTTCTCCGCTGCAATCTGTTCGCCTTCCTCTGCCCTCGAATCCGGCAAAGACCCGTGCTGGTGGACGAGTTTCCAACCCGACGGTGTCTCCTGAAACACTGCGCTAATCCGGACGCGGCCGTAGAACGTCCATTTCTTCTCAATCAGCACATACAGGTTGCTCTGCTCTCGAATCAGGATGCAATCACCCGCCGGTTGCAGCTTGATGTCCCGGTTGCGGAATTGCGCCTTGCCCGTCATCTGATCGGAGGTTGCTTTGTAGAACCTGACTGTCTCCTTCTTGCTGTTGAACACTTCGCTGATCGCCGAACCAAACACGCTAACCCTCTCATCCAGCATGGATGCAAAGGTTTTTATGTCTCCGTCGAGATATGCATCCCAATAGGCATGATAGATCTTGAGAATTCCGGCCTCGAGTTTCTTTGTCAGCTTCATGGTCGTGAATGGTTGATGGGTATGCTGAAGGTGAATGATGTTCCTTCACCTTCTTTCGTCTCCACTTTCAGTTCCCCGCCGTGACCTTTGGTGATGATGTCGTAACTCAGGCTCAATCCAAGTCCGGTCCCATCGCCTGTCGGTTTGGTGGTGAAGAACGGCTGAAAGATTTTCTCTTTGACAGCATCAGGAATACCATTGCCGTTATCCATCACACTGACGAAAACCTTGTCGGCAGACCTTTTCGTTGCAACGGTCACGGTCGGTTTGTATCCGTCGAGACCTTGCTTCTGCTTTTCGCTGACAGCATAGAATGCGTTGTTGATAAGATTGAGAATCACTCTGCCGATATCCTGCGCGACGACATTCACAGAACCAATATCGGCATCGAAATCGGTCGCAAAATCGGCATTGAACGATCTGTCCTTTGCCCGCAAGCCATGATATGCCAATCTCACAAACTCATCGCACAGCTCGTTGATGTCGGTCGGCTCTTTCTTGCCGGCGCTTGTGCGTGAGTGCTGCAACATGCTCTTCACGATGGCGTCGGCACGTTTACCGTGATGCAGAATCTTCTCAAGGTTCTTTTTGATATCTTCGGCAAGGGCTTGTGCATCCTCCACGTTTCCTTTTTGGAGCTCTTCCTTCATCTCGTCGAGCAACTCGGTAGACACGTCCGAGAAGTTGTTCACGAAGTTCAACGGATTCTGGATTTCGTGGGCGATGCCCGCGGTCAGCTCACCGAGCGAGGCCATCTTTTCGGATTGAATCAATTGGGCCTGAGTTGCTTTCAGTTCTTCCAATGATTGTTGCAACGCCGCTCTCGATTCCTCAACCGCCTTCCGCTTCAGTTCCAGTTCCTGAATCGTCTCTTCAAGCAGGATCGCAGTGGTGCGCTTCACCTTCTCCGTCCGGTCCAACTTGAACTCGGCAATGGCGATGGCTTTGTCAACTTCCTTCACCCAATTGGAAACAGATTGCTTCTGTTCAGGCGTCAGTGTGCCGGATTGCTCGACGAGGTTGAGTATGTTTTGTAGTGATTGATGCATCTCTCATGATTTCAGTTCTGCATTCTGGCCCTACCTCAACCCCCGGCCCCTTCTCCTGAGAGGAGAAGGGGAGGATTGAGCCTTGGATATCAAGCCATTTAGGCTAGTGACACTATTTTTCTTTCAGTGCTACCCAGCTTACTGTTGTTCCTTGAAATTCACAGCGGCCTTCATCCAATTTTCCAAACTCACCCAATGAGAAGTAGCCTATCATTGGTTTGCCCCATGTTGATGCCAGCCCTTCTATTTCGTTGGAGATCAATGGACCAAAAGTCCCTAATCTTCCTATGCATGAAAAAACCATCAATACATCGATATCCGGCATCTCCTTTTCTTTAATGATCCTGGTGTTTTCAACCACTTTGTCAATCACATCAAAATCCGGTGGCAGGGAAAACCGGAAATGATCTCCTTCTTGTATTTCACCTCCCATCATGACTGATTGATCGGCAGGATTAAACAATAGCGCTGGCTTCATGATAGCATTTCCTGATGCTCTCTCAAATTGTAGAGGATAGCCCAGGTCTGAAGGAAGCAGGCCTCTTCCTTCTGTCGCAGAAATCACTATGCCATTTCCTAAAAATCTTTGAATGACATGCATCGCCGGTTCATGGTCAATAGTGAAAACCCAAGGGCCTTCACTTCTTGTAATTGTTTTGCTTGTCCCTACCGGTTTCCATCCTGAAACAGCCATTCCGCTTATCGAAACTTTGTCCCGGTCAAGGATGAGTGCAAGTAAACCTCCAGTACTTGATGCATCATTGGTGAAAAGGATTCCTGAAAAATCAGCCGGATTACCGGTAACACCGCCTGCAACCATGATTTCATGGCCTGCTGCATCGGTCAATCCTCGGATCAGGTCATCTCCGGAAACTTTGAAATCCACCGGTGAAATGATGAAGCAGGGATTCGCAAAAGCGTTCTTTCCGGATATGCCTGTTTTATACCCGGCTTCGTAGGCAGATGAACCCTCGTAATCGTTCAATACAATCTTGAAATGTTCCGGTTTAATATCCATGAGCATCACAACGATATCACCGGCTGTAATTCCCTGTTCGGTGAATTTTTGTGGTGCAGTGACCCCGAAAATCGCAATGCCTTGTTTCCCAAAAATTGAACGGAGTTGTTCCGCATCTTCCATGTTGCTTACAATGACGATGGCAAGGGTTGGTTTGAAACCGTCTGCCATGCATTCCTTCAAGGGAGACTGTATCTCTAACGGCGTTCTTCCTTTGATAGATTTTGCTTTCATGATTATCTTTCTTTCAATGCCACCAGACAGCAAGCGTTGTTGTGATATTCATACTTTCCCTTTTTTGATTTTCCATATTCGCCATAAGTAAAAAAGCCCGCCATGGGTGCGTTCCAAATTTGTTGCACCTGTTCTATCTCTTCCTTGATTACCATTCCAAATGATAAATGCCTGCTCACACATGAAAACAGAATTAGCGCATCGGCTTGTTGATCTGCATGATCCTTTATGCCTTTACAGTCTTCTACTACTTTATCAATGGAATCAAAATCAGGCGGCATGGCAAATTTGATTTTCGATCCTTGCGGCACATTTCCGGAACAAATCAGTGAGCGGTCAGTACGATTGGCAAACATGGCTGTACGTATTACCGGATCTACATTTTCACGTTCTAACTGCAAGGGATAATACCAGGAACTGAGAAATCTCGCAATGTCGTTACCGGAATCCAGCAGTATGTCAACGCCCAGGTAATTCATCAGCATATCCAATGCGGGTTTGTCGTCAATCGTATATATTATGCTGCCTTCACTTTTCGTTACTGTTTTTGTCGTGCCGATGGCATTCCAGCCACAAGTGGCGATACCTCTTACATCGATCTTATCTTCATCAAGGATGAGTGCTACCAATGCGCAGTCGTTACTTTTCCCGTTGGTAAAAACATAGGTAGCTTCAAGAGCCAGGTCGTCTCCAGCCTTACCTCCAAATACAGTCACTTCACTGTTTGGCGATGAAGTATGTGTTGTACTGCCTTGCAAGATACCTTCGACTATCGGTTCACCATCTGAAGATACCCCACTGTTTGCTATGATAAATGCGGGGTTGCTGAAAGTTTCTTTTCCGATGGCACCGATTTTCCTTGCGTCTTCCAAAGCAGTTCTGGGGTTTGTTTCAAGAAATTGTACTTTAAAATACGCCGGGTTCATGTCGAGGAGTAGCATTACTATGCTGCCTCCTTCAATTTCACCATCGATGAATTCGCCTGCGGTTGTAGCGCCGAATATCTGAATACCTTTTTCGTCAAGCAACATGGAAATAGCTCTTCTATCTTGTTTGACAGACAGGAATACTATGGCTAAAGTTGGCTTGAAACCCTGCCTGTTCGACAGGCAAGCGTCAGCCATGATTCCTTCCAATGCTGATTGAATTTCTTCCGGGGTTTTCCCTTTGATTGATTTTGCTTTCATGTCTTCTCCTTCAAGGCCACAACGCAACACGTGTTGTTGTGAAACTCATGCTTCCCTCTTTTCGACTTGCCATATTCCCCGTAACTGAAGAATCCTATGAGAGGTGCATTCCATACGTTGGTCACTCGTTCAATTTCTTCGCTTGTCATGACACCGAATGACAGATACCTGCTGACACAGGAAAACATGATCACTGCATCGGCATCCCGATCCTCTTTTATTTCAGTACATTCCGCAACAACAGCATCAATGACATCGAAGTCAGGAGGAAGGGAGAACCGGATTTTCGCTCCCTGAGGTACATTGCCAGCGCAGACCAACGAACGATCTTCAGCATTACCTAACATGGCTGTTCGCATCACCGGTGGAGCATCTTCTCTTTCCAGTTGCAGCGGATAATATGCGCCAAGATTGAAAACGGTATTATTGAGAGGCTGCTGATCCAGACTGAGTCCCAAATACTTCATTACCAGATCCAACGCGGGTTGATCGTCAATAGTGTAAACTATATTACCTGCGCTCTTAGTAATTGTTTTGGTAATGCCGATAGGTTTCCACCCGCAGGTGGCAACTCCGGATATTTCTACTTTGTCCTCGTCGATGATCAATGCCGCCAGACCGGTGATGCTGCTCTTACCAAGGGTGAACACAGCTGGCCCGGTTAAGGTGAGGTCATCACCCGCCATACCACCAAAGATGGTGGCTCCTTCTCCGAATCCATCTTCAATGCCTTTTATGATCTGCTCACCGTCCATTTCAGTGCCCCAGCCGGATACAATGATAAATGCCGGGTTCGAGAACGCTTTCTTTCCCTCCTCACCTAACTGCTTTGCAATTTCGTAATCAGAACTGTTGCCCGTTTCGAGGAACACCAATTTGAAATAGGAAGGATTCAAATCAAGCAGCATGATAGCAATGCCCCCTTCGCTGATCTCAGGGCTGATGAACTCGCCAGACGTTGTGGAGCCGAAGATGCTGATGCCTACATTGTCGAGCAATGAACAGACAGCTTCACGGTCTTGCTTGATGGACATGAAGACGATGGCAAGCGTCGGTGTGAAGCCATCAGCCATACTTTGTTGCAATGACAGCCGGATTTCTTCGGGCGAATTTCCTTTGATGGATTTTGCTTTCATGAGTTACGTCTCGACTTGTCCTATCAATATTGTGACTCCACCCGTTGCAAAATTGGAAAGGTCGGCTGCCATTGCTTTTCCTTCGGGAGAACCCAATGTCTGCTGCATCTCCGCAGGTCCTGCGAAATAGAGTTCAGCCATCCGGTAATGCGCCGGAGTCGAACCGTCGGGATTGGGCAGGAATCTCGTGTACTCCGCTTTTGCAATGCCCGCAGCTTTTGCCACCAGCGGCAGATGGGTCTGGTGATAGTATTTCTCAAATGCATCCACATCGGCTGGATGCCCGTATAACACTGTTGCTTTGATCATGTGTGCCTTATTGTTTGTGGTTGAAGTTAGAACTGTGCTTTAATCATCCCGTTCTCCGATGGCTAATCACCATCTTCGTTGTTTGCTTCTTGAGGAAACTCTCCTCCATGCAATTGTGGGTACAGCGTCCCCACTTTTCTTCGTGTTGTTGATGAAGGCAGAGTTGTTCTGAATTGTGCGGACATTGTCCGCACAATTGTGGTTCTGTTCTATGTTCGCTCCTTCAACGCAACCCAGCTACAGGCGCCTGAATGAAACTCCTGGTTGTTTTGATTGTCCCTCCCAAATTCCCCATAGGTGAAAAAACCGGCCATAGGAGCGTTCCACACCTTATGCAGGCCTTCGTTCTCTGCATTCACCAACGGGCCCAGCACATTGATCCTTCCTGCACAGGAAAATACGAGCAGTGCATCCGCCGCATTCTCACCTTTGATGCGGGTAGCTTCCTGCAACACTTCTTCTACAATGTCAAAATCGGGGGGCATGGAGAACCAGAATTTTGTTCCTTCCGGCATGGCCACATCCAGGTGCAAAGCATTTTCATTTTCATCAATACGTAAAGGAGTATGTAAAAATGTTCCGCCTCCGGGTCTTTCAACAATGAAAGGATAGTACATACTCACATCATTCATCAGGTCAAAAGATGTAGCACCTGCATCCTCTTTCCTGCCGAGATACTGCAAATACATTTCTATTGCCTGGTTGTTATCAATTGTGTAAACCAGGTTACCTTTACTTTTCGTCACTGTTCTTGAAATACCCATCGGTTTCCACCCGGTGATGGCTATGCCCTGTATGCTCACGTTGTCTGCATCCAGTACGATTGCCGCCACGCCAAAATCAGTTTCCCTATCATTTGTGAAAACATAACTGCCGGTAAAGGTCATATCATCGCCTGCCATGCCGCCGACAAAGAACCGATCCTGACCCAGGGCTTCTCTCACTGTCTGAACCAGAGTCGGTCCATCAAAAAATTCCCCTTTTGCATTCATACCCGTGCTGCACAACAGCAAGGAAGGATTTTTGAACTGACGGGCTGCCTGTTCCGCTAATTGACGGGCTGCTTCTGCAATGCTTCTACCACCAATGTCTTGAAACAAAACAGCATAGTTATCCTTCGATACATCCAGCAATAACATTGCTATGGACTCTTCGCCCTGGTATCCGTCTGTAAATTCACCGCAGGAAGTGGCGCCAAAGACATCTATTCCCTGCCGGGTCAGCAGCTCACGGACAACTTTGCGGTTCTGCTTGACGGAGATAAACACAATCGCCAATGTCGGCCTGAAGCCGTCGGCCATACCGTGTTGCAAGGCCGATCGGATTTCTTCGGGCGAATTGCCTTTGATGGATTTTGCTTTCATGATCGTATTGGTGTTGAAACGGTTGATTGAACATGTCTCATCCTTCGGGGCAGTCGGCAGTTCCAGATCATTGTCGAAGTGCTGTGACTTCATCCTCCAGCCCCGTCATCTGCCAACGGATGAGGGAAACGGGTATCATACCGACGCCGTACATCTCGTCGAAAAAAGGCTTGAGCCTGAAGGCATCACCAAGTTGCCGGCTGCGGTCTGCGATGAGCCTCTCGATCAGGTACTTGCCAGTGACGTAGATTGTGCCGTAGCCCGGCTGGCGCAGATACAGATGTTGTTCGCCGCCGATCAAACTCAGATCCTCGCCCACCCAACCACGGGGTGTCCACTCGATTTGATACGCACGGGCTTCTTCGAGTGTGATTTCGTTTGCGTGCGC
This genomic interval from Bacteroidota bacterium contains the following:
- a CDS encoding FIST C-terminal domain-containing protein, giving the protein MKAKSIKGKTPEEIQSALEGIMADACLSNRQGFKPTLAIVFLSVKQDRRAISMLLDEKGIQIFGATTAGEFIDGEIEGGSIVMLLLDMNPAYFKVQFLETNPRTALEDARKIGAIGKETFSNPAFIIANSGVSSDGEPIVEGILQGSTTHTSSPNSEVTVFGGKAGDDLALEATYVFTNGKSNDCALVALILDEDKIDVRGIATCGWNAIGTTKTVTKSEGSIIYTIDDKPALDMLMNYLGVDILLDSGNDIARFLSSWYYPLQLERENVDPVIRTAMFANRTDRSLICSGNVPQGSKIKFAMPPDFDSIDKVVEDCKGIKDHADQQADALILFSCVSRHLSFGMVIKEEIEQVQQIWNAPMAGFFTYGEYGKSKKGKYEYHNNACCLVALKER
- a CDS encoding EthD family reductase, whose product is MIKATVLYGHPADVDAFEKYYHQTHLPLVAKAAGIAKAEYTRFLPNPDGSTPAHYRMAELYFAGPAEMQQTLGSPEGKAMAADLSNFATGGVTILIGQVET
- a CDS encoding GHKL domain-containing protein; amino-acid sequence: MHQSLQNILNLVEQSGTLTPEQKQSVSNWVKEVDKAIAIAEFKLDRTEKVKRTTAILLEETIQELELKRKAVEESRAALQQSLEELKATQAQLIQSEKMASLGELTAGIAHEIQNPLNFVNNFSDVSTELLDEMKEELQKGNVEDAQALAEDIKKNLEKILHHGKRADAIVKSMLQHSRTSAGKKEPTDINELCDEFVRLAYHGLRAKDRSFNADFATDFDADIGSVNVVAQDIGRVILNLINNAFYAVSEKQKQGLDGYKPTVTVATKRSADKVFVSVMDNGNGIPDAVKEKIFQPFFTTKPTGDGTGLGLSLSYDIITKGHGGELKVETKEGEGTSFTFSIPINHSRP
- a CDS encoding FIST C-terminal domain-containing protein — encoded protein: MKAKSIKGNSPEEIRLSLQQSMADGFTPTLAIVFMSIKQDREAVCSLLDNVGISIFGSTTSGEFISPEISEGGIAIMLLDLNPSYFKLVFLETGNSSDYEIAKQLGEEGKKAFSNPAFIIVSGWGTEMDGEQIIKGIEDGFGEGATIFGGMAGDDLTLTGPAVFTLGKSSITGLAALIIDEDKVEISGVATCGWKPIGITKTITKSAGNIVYTIDDQPALDLVMKYLGLSLDQQPLNNTVFNLGAYYPLQLEREDAPPVMRTAMLGNAEDRSLVCAGNVPQGAKIRFSLPPDFDVIDAVVAECTEIKEDRDADAVIMFSCVSRYLSFGVMTSEEIERVTNVWNAPLIGFFSYGEYGKSKRGKHEFHNNTCCVVALKEKT
- a CDS encoding FIST C-terminal domain-containing protein, which translates into the protein MKAKSIKGRTPLEIQSPLKECMADGFKPTLAIVIVSNMEDAEQLRSIFGKQGIAIFGVTAPQKFTEQGITAGDIVVMLMDIKPEHFKIVLNDYEGSSAYEAGYKTGISGKNAFANPCFIISPVDFKVSGDDLIRGLTDAAGHEIMVAGGVTGNPADFSGILFTNDASSTGGLLALILDRDKVSISGMAVSGWKPVGTSKTITRSEGPWVFTIDHEPAMHVIQRFLGNGIVISATEGRGLLPSDLGYPLQFERASGNAIMKPALLFNPADQSVMMGGEIQEGDHFRFSLPPDFDVIDKVVENTRIIKEKEMPDIDVLMVFSCIGRLGTFGPLISNEIEGLASTWGKPMIGYFSLGEFGKLDEGRCEFQGTTVSWVALKEK
- a CDS encoding FIST C-terminal domain-containing protein — its product is MKSQHFDNDLELPTAPKDETCSINRFNTNTIMKAKSIKGNSPEEIRSALQHGMADGFRPTLAIVFISVKQNRKVVRELLTRQGIDVFGATSCGEFTDGYQGEESIAMLLLDVSKDNYAVLFQDIGGRSIAEAARQLAEQAARQFKNPSLLLCSTGMNAKGEFFDGPTLVQTVREALGQDRFFVGGMAGDDMTFTGSYVFTNDRETDFGVAAIVLDADNVSIQGIAITGWKPMGISRTVTKSKGNLVYTIDNNQAIEMYLQYLGRKEDAGATSFDLMNDVSMYYPFIVERPGGGTFLHTPLRIDENENALHLDVAMPEGTKFWFSMPPDFDIVEEVLQEATRIKGENAADALLVFSCAGRINVLGPLVNAENEGLHKVWNAPMAGFFTYGEFGRDNQNNQEFHSGACSWVALKERT